The following are from one region of the Vibrio hyugaensis genome:
- the metF gene encoding methylenetetrahydrofolate reductase, whose product MGYTHAGHIDALNQNIAELSDNINVSFEFFPPSSEKMEETLWNSVHRLKTLQPKFVSVTYGANSGERDRTHSIIKEIKAATGLVAAPHLTCIDATRDELIDIADDYWNNGIKNIVALRGDIPPGGGAPDMYASDLVELLKARHDFDISVAAFPEVHPEAKSAQSDLLNLKRKVEAGANRAITQFFFDVESYLRFRDRCVAAGIDVEIVPGILPVSNFKQASRFAAQNNVKVPGWMSKQFEGLDDDPVTRQLVGASQAIDMVRVLSREGVKDFHFYTLNRAEMTYALCHTLGVRPQVAVGA is encoded by the coding sequence ATGGGATACACACATGCAGGGCATATCGATGCCTTAAACCAGAATATCGCTGAACTATCAGACAATATCAACGTCTCATTTGAGTTTTTCCCACCAAGCAGTGAAAAGATGGAAGAAACACTGTGGAACTCAGTGCACCGCCTTAAAACTCTTCAACCGAAATTCGTTTCTGTTACTTATGGCGCAAATTCAGGCGAGCGTGACAGAACCCACTCTATCATCAAAGAAATCAAAGCAGCGACGGGTCTTGTTGCTGCGCCTCACTTAACGTGTATCGACGCAACTCGTGATGAATTGATCGACATTGCTGACGATTACTGGAATAACGGTATCAAGAACATTGTTGCGCTGCGCGGCGATATTCCACCAGGTGGTGGTGCGCCAGATATGTACGCATCAGACTTGGTAGAGCTGCTTAAAGCACGCCATGATTTTGATATCTCAGTGGCAGCATTCCCAGAAGTACACCCAGAGGCGAAAAGCGCACAATCGGATCTGCTTAACTTAAAGCGTAAGGTTGAAGCAGGGGCAAACCGTGCAATTACCCAATTCTTCTTTGATGTGGAATCTTACCTACGCTTCCGTGATCGCTGTGTAGCGGCAGGGATTGATGTAGAAATCGTTCCGGGGATCTTGCCAGTATCAAACTTCAAACAAGCGTCTCGCTTCGCTGCGCAGAACAACGTGAAAGTGCCGGGTTGGATGAGCAAACAGTTTGAAGGTTTGGATGATGATCCTGTGACGCGTCAGCTTGTTGGTGCTAGCCAAGCGATTGATATGGTGCGTGTCTTAAGCCGTGAAGGCGTGAAGGACTTCCACTTCTACACACTTAACCGTGCAGAGATGACTTATGCACTATGCCATACGCTCGGTGTTCGCCCACAAGTCGCAGTAGGCGCTTAA
- a CDS encoding PadR family transcriptional regulator, with protein MSLPHVILTVLSTRDATGYDITKEFSASIGYFWKASHQQVYRELNKMAEKELVTCVLEPQEGKPDRKVYSITDAGRGALGEWFDQPTAHPTVRDEFSAKLMACAVQPATPFRDQLSELVEESRKLVSHYKEIEAAYYATPSTLDKQARLERLTLRRNLMLREAWINWAEEVLTELEVIG; from the coding sequence ATGTCATTACCACACGTAATTTTAACTGTTCTTAGCACTCGCGACGCAACCGGTTACGACATCACTAAAGAATTCTCAGCTAGCATCGGTTACTTCTGGAAAGCAAGTCACCAACAAGTTTACCGTGAACTAAACAAAATGGCTGAGAAAGAGCTGGTTACTTGCGTACTTGAACCGCAAGAAGGCAAACCTGACCGTAAGGTTTACTCAATTACTGACGCTGGCCGTGGCGCATTAGGTGAGTGGTTCGATCAACCAACAGCACACCCAACAGTACGTGATGAGTTCTCTGCTAAGCTAATGGCTTGTGCAGTGCAACCTGCGACACCGTTTCGTGACCAACTTTCTGAACTTGTGGAAGAGTCTCGTAAACTGGTTTCTCATTACAAAGAGATTGAAGCCGCGTACTACGCAACACCATCAACACTAGACAAACAAGCACGACTAGAGCGTCTAACACTTCGTCGTAACTTAATGCTACGTGAAGCGTGGATTAACTGGGCAGAAGAAGTGCTAACAGAACTTGAAGTGATTGGCTAA
- the ppc gene encoding phosphoenolpyruvate carboxylase, with the protein MNEKYAALKSNVRMLGHLLGNTIRDAHGEEIFEKVETIRKLSKSAQAGNNADRDSLIEEIKSLPDEQLTPVTRAFNQFLNLTNIAEQYHTISRHCEEHICEPDAINSLFSKLVQNDVSKLDTAQAVRDLNIELVLTAHPTEITRRTMINKLVKINECLSKLELSDLSFKERKKTERRLEQLIVQSWHSDVIRQQRPTPLDEAKWGFAVVENSLWEAVPDFLREMNDRLKSYLGEGLPIDARPVHFSSWMGGDRDGNPFVTHSVTREVLLLSRWKAADLYLNDINELISELSMTVCNDKVRELAGEDQHEPYRAILKQLRSLLNETKDILDAKVHGQKLAVKAPLQKVEQLWEPLYACYQSLNECGMGVIANGSLLDTLRRVKAFGIHLVRLDIRQESTRHADVLSELTRYLGIGDYEQWSEQDKIAFLTNELASKRPLLPRDWEPSDPVKEVLDTCKIVAAQPREAFGAYVISMARTASDVLAVHLLLQEAGCPYRMDVCPLFETLDDLNNAEAVIKQLMGIDLYRGFIQNHQMVMIGYSDSAKDAGVMSAGWAQYHAMDSLVKVAEEEGVELTLFHGRGGTIGRGGAPAHAALLSQPPKSLKGGLRVTEQGEMIRFKLGLPDVAVNSFNLYASAILEANLLPPPEPKQEWRDLMDVLSEVSCEAYRSVVRGEPDFVPYFRQATPELELGKLPLGSRPAKRNPNGGVESLRAIPWIFSWSQNRLVLPAWLGAGEAIQYSVDKGHQALLEEMCREWPFFSTRLGMLEMVYTKCNMDISRYYDQRLVEEQLQPLGDRLRDQLQQDIKSVLNVENNENLMQSDPWGLESIRLRNIYVEPLNMLQAELLYRTRQTEESSANLEEALMVTIAGIAAGMRNTG; encoded by the coding sequence ATGAACGAGAAATACGCCGCACTCAAAAGCAATGTGCGCATGCTGGGCCACTTACTGGGCAACACAATTCGCGATGCCCACGGCGAAGAAATCTTCGAGAAAGTGGAAACCATTCGTAAATTATCCAAATCGGCCCAAGCTGGAAATAATGCTGACAGAGACAGCTTAATCGAAGAGATTAAAAGCTTGCCAGATGAGCAATTGACGCCCGTGACCCGCGCGTTCAACCAATTTCTAAACCTGACCAATATTGCTGAGCAATACCACACCATTTCACGCCATTGTGAAGAGCATATCTGCGAACCTGACGCAATTAACTCGCTGTTCTCAAAGCTGGTACAAAATGATGTGAGCAAGCTAGACACGGCACAAGCGGTTCGCGACCTGAACATTGAATTGGTTCTAACTGCGCACCCGACCGAAATCACTCGTCGAACCATGATCAATAAGCTTGTGAAGATCAACGAGTGTCTATCTAAGCTTGAGCTGAGCGATCTCTCTTTCAAAGAGCGTAAGAAAACTGAACGTCGCCTTGAGCAACTTATCGTTCAAAGCTGGCACTCTGACGTTATCCGTCAGCAGCGCCCGACACCGCTTGATGAAGCTAAATGGGGCTTTGCAGTGGTCGAAAACTCACTATGGGAAGCCGTACCTGACTTCTTACGTGAAATGAACGACCGCCTGAAATCTTACCTTGGCGAAGGTCTGCCAATTGATGCTCGCCCAGTGCACTTCTCATCTTGGATGGGTGGTGACCGCGACGGTAACCCATTTGTAACCCACAGCGTGACTCGTGAAGTACTGCTTCTATCTCGCTGGAAAGCAGCTGACCTATATCTTAACGACATCAACGAACTGATCAGCGAACTGTCAATGACAGTGTGCAACGACAAAGTTCGTGAGCTTGCAGGTGAAGATCAACACGAACCATACCGTGCGATTCTGAAACAACTTCGCTCACTATTGAACGAAACTAAAGACATTCTAGACGCGAAAGTTCACGGCCAGAAATTGGCAGTCAAAGCGCCACTGCAAAAAGTAGAGCAGCTCTGGGAACCACTTTACGCGTGTTACCAATCGCTAAACGAATGTGGCATGGGCGTGATTGCCAACGGCTCACTGCTAGATACGCTGCGCCGCGTTAAAGCATTCGGTATCCACCTAGTTCGTCTCGATATTCGTCAAGAAAGTACTCGTCATGCTGATGTGCTTTCTGAATTGACTCGTTACCTAGGCATTGGTGACTATGAGCAGTGGAGCGAGCAAGACAAGATTGCTTTCCTAACCAACGAACTTGCATCTAAGCGCCCTCTTCTACCTCGCGACTGGGAGCCATCAGATCCAGTTAAAGAGGTTTTGGATACCTGTAAGATTGTTGCAGCACAACCTCGCGAAGCGTTTGGTGCTTACGTTATCTCAATGGCACGTACCGCTTCTGACGTACTTGCCGTGCATCTACTGTTACAAGAAGCGGGTTGCCCTTACCGCATGGACGTATGTCCATTGTTCGAAACGCTAGACGATTTGAACAACGCAGAAGCGGTAATCAAGCAGCTGATGGGCATTGATCTATACCGCGGCTTTATCCAAAACCACCAAATGGTGATGATCGGCTACTCTGACTCTGCAAAAGATGCAGGCGTAATGTCAGCAGGTTGGGCGCAATACCATGCGATGGACTCACTGGTTAAGGTTGCAGAAGAAGAAGGCGTTGAACTCACACTATTCCACGGTCGCGGCGGTACAATTGGTCGTGGTGGTGCGCCGGCTCACGCTGCACTACTATCTCAACCACCTAAGAGTCTGAAAGGCGGTCTGCGCGTAACCGAACAAGGTGAGATGATCCGCTTTAAGCTGGGTCTACCTGATGTCGCTGTCAACAGCTTCAACTTGTATGCAAGTGCAATCCTAGAAGCGAACCTACTGCCGCCACCAGAGCCTAAACAAGAGTGGCGTGACTTAATGGATGTGCTGTCCGAGGTGAGCTGTGAAGCCTACCGTAGCGTCGTTCGTGGTGAGCCAGACTTCGTGCCTTACTTCCGCCAAGCAACACCTGAACTTGAGCTAGGTAAACTGCCTCTAGGTTCTCGCCCTGCAAAACGTAACCCGAACGGTGGCGTGGAAAGTTTACGTGCGATCCCTTGGATCTTCTCTTGGAGCCAAAACCGTTTGGTTCTTCCAGCATGGCTAGGGGCTGGTGAAGCGATTCAATACTCAGTAGACAAAGGCCATCAGGCACTACTGGAAGAAATGTGTCGTGAATGGCCATTCTTCTCGACTCGCCTAGGTATGCTTGAGATGGTGTATACCAAGTGCAACATGGATATCTCTCGTTACTATGATCAGCGCTTAGTTGAGGAGCAGCTTCAACCGCTGGGTGATCGCTTACGAGATCAACTTCAACAGGACATTAAGTCTGTCCTGAACGTAGAAAACAACGAGAACTTGATGCAAAGCGATCCTTGGGGCCTAGAATCCATTCGCCTACGTAACATCTACGTAGAGCCATTGAACATGCTTCAAGCTGAATTGCTGTACCGTACTCGCCAGACTGAAGAATCTTCTGCAAACTTAGAAGAAGCACTGATGGTAACCATTGCAGGTATTGCAGCTGGTATGCGTAACACAGGCTAA
- the argE gene encoding acetylornithine deacetylase codes for MQLPSFLEVYEGLISTSSISSTDPSWDQGNAKVIEKLASWFKDLGFSVEVIEVEPGKHNMIARMGEGEGGLLLAGHSDTVPFDEGRWSFDPHKLTEKDNRFYGLGTADMKGFFAFIYEAVKKVDWSKQTKPLYVLATCDEETTMLGARHFTENAPFKPDYCIIGEPTSLVPIRGHKGHVANAIRVTGKSGHSSDPALGVNAIEIMHEVMFAMMQLRDKLVKEYHHPGFAIPSPTLNLGHIHGGDSANRICGCCELHYDVRPLPGISLDGLENMLRGALKEVEAKWPGRIEIIPLHEPIPGYECQHDHPFIGGVEKICQTSSETVNYCTEAPFLQQLCPTLVLGPGSIDQAHQPDEFLSFDFIDPTIDVLSRAMVKYCC; via the coding sequence ATGCAATTACCAAGTTTTCTAGAGGTCTATGAAGGACTGATCAGTACCTCTTCGATAAGCTCAACCGATCCAAGTTGGGATCAAGGCAATGCCAAAGTGATCGAGAAGCTGGCATCTTGGTTTAAAGATCTTGGCTTTAGTGTTGAAGTGATCGAAGTGGAACCAGGCAAACACAATATGATCGCACGTATGGGTGAAGGTGAAGGCGGCTTACTTCTCGCAGGCCATAGTGATACCGTGCCATTTGATGAAGGACGTTGGAGTTTTGACCCACATAAGCTGACCGAGAAAGACAACCGCTTTTACGGTTTAGGTACTGCGGATATGAAAGGCTTCTTTGCCTTTATTTATGAAGCGGTAAAGAAAGTCGACTGGAGTAAACAAACCAAGCCGCTGTATGTGCTGGCGACCTGTGATGAAGAAACCACCATGCTGGGTGCGCGTCATTTCACTGAGAACGCACCTTTTAAACCGGATTACTGCATCATTGGCGAACCCACCAGCCTTGTACCCATTCGAGGTCACAAAGGACATGTGGCAAATGCTATTCGCGTAACAGGTAAATCCGGTCACTCATCGGATCCGGCACTTGGTGTCAACGCCATTGAAATCATGCATGAGGTCATGTTTGCCATGATGCAACTGCGTGACAAACTAGTGAAAGAGTACCACCACCCAGGTTTTGCCATTCCAAGCCCTACACTAAACCTTGGTCATATTCATGGTGGTGACAGTGCAAACCGGATTTGCGGTTGCTGCGAACTGCATTATGACGTGCGTCCTCTTCCTGGTATTAGCCTTGATGGTTTAGAGAACATGCTGCGCGGAGCATTGAAGGAAGTGGAAGCGAAATGGCCAGGGCGTATAGAAATTATTCCCCTGCACGAGCCAATTCCGGGGTACGAATGCCAACACGACCACCCATTTATCGGTGGTGTAGAAAAGATCTGCCAAACCAGTTCAGAAACCGTTAACTACTGTACTGAAGCACCATTTCTTCAACAGTTGTGTCCAACACTGGTTTTAGGTCCCGGCTCGATTGACCAAGCTCACCAACCTGATGAGTTCTTGTCATTCGACTTTATCGACCCAACCATCGACGTGTTATCACGTGCGATGGTGAAATATTGTTGTTAG
- the argC gene encoding N-acetyl-gamma-glutamyl-phosphate reductase, translating to MLKTTIIGASGYTGAELALMVNKHPELTLSGLYVSANSVDAGKNIAQLHGKLAGVIDMPVSPLTDPEQVAQASDVVFLATAHEVSHDLAPIFLEAGCQVFDLSGAFRVKSEGFYDTFYGFEHQHNNWLDKAAYGLAEWNQESIKTTPLIAVAGCYPTASQLAIKPLLEHALLDTNQWPVINATSGVSGAGRKASMVNSFCEVSLQPYGVFNHRHQPEIAQHLCCDVIFTPHLGNFKRGILATITMKLAQGVTEALVAKAFEQAYQGKPAVRLKGDGIPRIQDVENTPFCDIGWKVQGEHIIVISAIDNLLKGASSQAMQCLNIHYGYPELTALL from the coding sequence ATGCTAAAAACCACGATTATCGGAGCCAGCGGCTACACCGGCGCAGAGTTGGCTTTAATGGTCAACAAACACCCTGAACTCACGCTATCAGGTTTATACGTTTCCGCCAATAGCGTAGATGCAGGAAAGAACATTGCTCAATTGCACGGCAAGTTAGCGGGTGTGATTGATATGCCAGTTTCGCCGCTGACTGACCCTGAGCAGGTTGCTCAAGCGTCAGATGTGGTCTTTCTGGCAACGGCCCATGAAGTGAGCCATGACTTGGCTCCTATCTTCTTAGAGGCAGGATGTCAGGTATTCGATTTATCTGGTGCATTTCGTGTGAAAAGCGAAGGCTTCTACGACACCTTTTATGGCTTTGAGCATCAACATAACAACTGGCTAGATAAAGCAGCATATGGCTTAGCAGAGTGGAACCAAGAATCAATAAAAACCACTCCTTTGATTGCAGTAGCAGGTTGCTACCCAACCGCTTCACAGCTTGCAATCAAACCTTTATTAGAACATGCATTACTGGATACCAACCAATGGCCTGTGATTAACGCAACCAGCGGTGTATCAGGTGCAGGGCGTAAAGCCTCCATGGTTAACAGCTTCTGTGAAGTGAGCTTGCAACCTTACGGTGTTTTTAATCATCGTCATCAACCTGAGATTGCTCAGCACTTGTGTTGCGATGTGATTTTTACTCCACACCTAGGCAACTTTAAGCGCGGTATTCTTGCCACTATTACTATGAAATTGGCACAAGGTGTGACGGAAGCACTAGTGGCAAAAGCATTTGAACAAGCTTACCAAGGCAAGCCAGCGGTTCGTCTTAAAGGTGACGGTATTCCACGTATTCAGGATGTCGAAAATACCCCTTTCTGTGATATCGGCTGGAAGGTGCAAGGCGAACACATCATTGTGATTTCGGCGATCGACAACCTACTTAAAGGTGCATCGAGTCAAGCGATGCAATGTCTCAATATTCATTACGGTTACCCAGAACTGACAGCGTTGCTGTAG
- the argB gene encoding acetylglutamate kinase, which yields MTQTNQAPLVIKLGGAALSCTQTLSQLFAAIAAYQKSAQRQIVIVHGGGYLVDELMAKLQLETVKKNGLRVTPYDQIPVIAGALAGTANKILQGQAISDGLNAVGLSLADGGLCHVEELDSELGAVGKASPGDSTLLQAVLNAGALPIISSIGLTEKGQMMNVNADQAAVAVAGALDAELVLLSDVSGVLDGKGHLIKTLSEQEADALIKGQVITDGMIVKVKAALEAANDLGRPIEVATWRYPEKLTQLFAGESIGTQFLPQ from the coding sequence ATGACGCAAACCAATCAAGCTCCTTTAGTCATTAAGCTCGGTGGTGCAGCTCTATCTTGCACTCAAACCTTAAGCCAACTGTTTGCTGCTATTGCGGCATACCAAAAATCAGCGCAGCGACAAATCGTCATCGTTCATGGCGGTGGCTACTTAGTTGATGAGTTGATGGCAAAGCTCCAGCTTGAAACCGTAAAGAAAAACGGTCTACGCGTAACACCTTACGATCAAATTCCTGTGATTGCCGGCGCGCTTGCTGGTACCGCGAACAAGATACTGCAAGGCCAAGCAATTTCTGATGGCCTGAATGCGGTGGGTCTTAGCCTTGCTGATGGTGGTTTATGTCATGTTGAAGAGCTTGACTCAGAACTAGGTGCTGTCGGCAAAGCATCACCGGGTGATTCAACCTTATTACAAGCGGTGCTAAACGCAGGCGCACTGCCGATCATCAGCTCAATTGGTCTGACTGAAAAAGGTCAGATGATGAATGTGAATGCGGACCAAGCTGCGGTAGCGGTAGCGGGCGCACTAGATGCGGAGTTAGTACTTCTGTCTGATGTTAGCGGTGTACTTGATGGCAAAGGTCACCTGATCAAAACGCTATCCGAGCAAGAAGCCGATGCATTGATCAAAGGGCAAGTAATCACCGACGGTATGATCGTCAAAGTTAAAGCCGCTTTGGAGGCTGCCAATGATCTTGGTCGTCCTATCGAAGTCGCGACATGGCGTTACCCAGAGAAACTAACCCAGCTATTCGCGGGTGAAAGTATCGGAACGCAGTTTCTGCCGCAATAG
- a CDS encoding argininosuccinate synthase, with amino-acid sequence MSKVNVNKVVVAYSGGLDTSVIIPWLKENYDCEVVAFVADVGQGAEELEGIEAKAKASGASECYIADLKEEMVADYIYPTLKTGAYYEGKYLLGTSMARPIIAKAQVEVARKVGADALCHGCTGKGNDQVRFEGAFAALAPDLQVIAPWREWDLVSREECLDYLAERNIPCSASLTKIYSRDANAWHISTEGGVLEDTWNAPNEDCWAWTVDPEQAPNEAETVTLKVAKGEVVEVDGEAMTPYNALVYLNEKGAKHGVGRIDIVENRLVGMKSRGCYETPGGTIMMEALRAVEQLVLDKASFEFREELGLKASHLVYDGRWFTPLCKSILAASEELAQDVNGEVVVKLYKGHATVTQKRSDNSLYSEEFATFGEDEVYDQSHAEGFIRLYSLSSRIRALNSQKK; translated from the coding sequence ATGAGCAAAGTGAACGTAAATAAAGTGGTAGTCGCATACTCAGGCGGTCTAGATACTTCAGTAATCATCCCGTGGCTAAAAGAGAACTACGACTGTGAAGTGGTGGCTTTCGTTGCCGATGTTGGTCAAGGTGCAGAGGAGCTAGAAGGTATTGAAGCGAAAGCAAAAGCTTCAGGTGCTTCAGAGTGCTACATCGCTGACCTGAAAGAAGAAATGGTCGCAGACTACATTTACCCGACACTAAAAACAGGCGCTTACTACGAAGGTAAATACCTACTAGGAACATCAATGGCGCGTCCAATCATTGCCAAAGCGCAGGTTGAAGTTGCACGTAAAGTTGGCGCAGACGCTCTGTGTCATGGTTGTACAGGTAAAGGTAACGACCAAGTACGTTTTGAAGGTGCATTTGCAGCACTAGCACCAGATCTGCAAGTTATTGCGCCTTGGCGTGAATGGGATCTAGTGAGCCGTGAAGAATGTCTGGATTACCTAGCAGAGCGTAACATTCCTTGTTCAGCATCTCTTACTAAGATTTACTCGCGTGATGCGAATGCATGGCACATTTCTACTGAAGGTGGCGTTCTAGAAGATACATGGAATGCGCCAAATGAAGATTGCTGGGCTTGGACTGTAGACCCAGAGCAAGCACCAAATGAAGCTGAAACCGTGACCTTGAAAGTAGCGAAAGGTGAAGTTGTTGAGGTAGACGGTGAAGCGATGACACCATACAACGCGTTGGTTTACCTAAACGAGAAAGGTGCGAAGCATGGTGTTGGTCGTATCGATATTGTCGAAAACCGTCTAGTGGGTATGAAGTCTCGTGGTTGCTACGAAACTCCGGGTGGCACTATCATGATGGAAGCGCTGCGTGCAGTGGAGCAACTTGTGCTGGACAAAGCATCATTTGAATTTCGCGAGGAGCTTGGTCTGAAAGCATCGCACCTTGTTTACGATGGTCGTTGGTTCACGCCTCTATGTAAGTCTATTCTTGCGGCTTCTGAAGAGCTCGCGCAAGACGTGAATGGCGAAGTGGTTGTGAAGCTTTACAAAGGCCACGCAACGGTCACGCAAAAACGTTCGGATAACAGTTTGTACTCTGAAGAATTTGCTACTTTTGGTGAAGATGAAGTTTATGACCAAAGCCATGCTGAAGGCTTTATCCGTCTTTACTCGCTATCAAGCCGTATTCGTGCGTTGAACAGCCAGAAAAAATAA
- the argH gene encoding argininosuccinate lyase, with amino-acid sequence MALWGGRFTQAADTRFKDFNDSLRFDYRLAEQDIVGSIAWSKALLSVDVLSADEQQKLELALNELKLEVMEDPQQILRSDAEDIHSWVEQQLISKVGDLGKKLHTGRSRNDQVATDLKLWCRQQGQQLLIALDRLQTQMVGVAKQHQGTVLPGYTHLQRAQPVTFAHWCLAYVEMFERDYSRLSDALKRLDTCPLGSGALAGTAYPIDREELAHNLGFHRATRNSLDSVSDRDHVMELMSVASISMLHLSRLAEDMIFYNSGESNFIELADTVTSGSSLMPQKKNPDALELIRGKTGRVYGALAGMMMTVKALPLAYNKDMQEDKEGLFDALDTWNDCMEMAALCFDGIKVNGERTLEAAKQGYANSTELADYLVAKGIPFREAHHIVGVAVVGAIAKGCALEELSIEELKAFSEVIEADVYDILTIDSCLEKRCALGGVAPRQVAFAVDQADKRLSQRDTSAVKVRPARLTDIETVEGMVAYWANMGENLPRSRNELVRDIGSFAVAEHHGEVTGCASLYVYDSGLAEIRSLGIEAGWQGQGQGSAIVNYLVEKARQMAIKKVFVLTRTPEFFMKQSFLPTSKSLLPEKVLKDCDQCPRQHACDEVALEINLVEQVIQKSHVA; translated from the coding sequence ATGGCATTATGGGGCGGAAGATTTACCCAAGCGGCAGACACCAGATTTAAGGACTTCAACGATTCATTGCGTTTCGATTACCGATTGGCTGAGCAAGATATTGTTGGTTCAATTGCGTGGTCAAAAGCCTTGCTTTCTGTTGACGTATTATCAGCAGATGAGCAGCAAAAGCTAGAACTAGCTCTCAATGAGCTCAAGCTTGAAGTGATGGAAGACCCTCAGCAAATCCTACGTTCGGATGCGGAAGATATCCACTCTTGGGTTGAACAGCAGTTGATCAGCAAAGTGGGCGACTTAGGCAAGAAGCTACATACAGGCCGTTCTCGTAATGACCAAGTGGCTACAGACCTTAAACTTTGGTGTCGTCAGCAAGGCCAACAACTGTTGATTGCTTTAGACCGTCTGCAAACACAAATGGTAGGCGTAGCTAAGCAACATCAAGGTACGGTGCTTCCGGGCTACACGCATTTGCAACGTGCTCAGCCTGTTACGTTTGCTCACTGGTGTTTGGCTTATGTTGAAATGTTTGAACGTGACTACTCGCGTCTGAGTGACGCACTTAAGCGTTTGGACACGTGTCCACTTGGTTCTGGAGCGCTTGCGGGCACCGCTTACCCAATCGATCGTGAAGAGTTAGCTCACAATCTCGGTTTCCATCGCGCAACGCGTAACTCATTGGATTCAGTTTCCGATCGTGACCATGTGATGGAATTGATGTCTGTGGCGTCTATCTCGATGTTGCACCTTTCGCGTTTAGCAGAAGATATGATCTTCTACAATTCGGGTGAATCTAACTTTATTGAATTAGCTGATACGGTAACCTCAGGCTCTTCTCTGATGCCACAGAAGAAAAACCCTGATGCATTAGAACTTATCCGTGGTAAGACGGGGCGTGTGTACGGCGCACTTGCTGGCATGATGATGACGGTTAAAGCGTTACCATTGGCTTACAACAAAGACATGCAGGAAGATAAAGAAGGTCTGTTCGATGCGCTCGATACATGGAACGATTGCATGGAAATGGCGGCACTTTGTTTTGATGGTATCAAAGTCAATGGTGAGCGTACGCTAGAAGCGGCGAAACAAGGTTACGCAAACTCTACCGAATTGGCAGATTATCTAGTGGCGAAAGGCATCCCATTCCGTGAAGCGCACCATATTGTCGGTGTCGCTGTGGTCGGTGCTATTGCCAAAGGCTGTGCGTTGGAAGAATTGTCGATTGAAGAGCTGAAAGCTTTCTCTGAAGTGATTGAAGCGGATGTGTATGACATTCTTACCATTGATTCGTGCCTAGAGAAGCGTTGTGCACTTGGTGGTGTCGCGCCTCGGCAAGTTGCTTTCGCCGTCGATCAAGCAGACAAGCGCCTTTCTCAACGTGATACATCAGCAGTGAAAGTTCGACCTGCTCGTCTAACCGATATTGAAACCGTAGAAGGTATGGTTGCTTATTGGGCGAATATGGGGGAAAACCTACCACGCTCACGCAATGAGTTGGTACGTGATATTGGCTCCTTCGCGGTTGCCGAGCATCACGGAGAGGTTACTGGTTGTGCATCTTTGTATGTCTATGACTCAGGGTTAGCAGAAATTCGCTCTCTAGGCATTGAAGCTGGTTGGCAAGGCCAAGGGCAGGGGAGTGCGATTGTGAACTATCTGGTTGAGAAAGCACGTCAGATGGCTATCAAGAAAGTCTTTGTGCTGACACGTACGCCTGAATTCTTTATGAAGCAGAGCTTCTTGCCAACCTCGAAGTCGTTGCTACCAGAAAAAGTACTGAAAGATTGCGATCAGTGTCCACGTCAGCATGCGTGTGATGAAGTTGCATTAGAGATCAACTTGGTTGAACAAGTGATCCAAAAAAGCCATGTCGCCTAG
- a CDS encoding DUF3624 domain-containing protein translates to MACRSCQEHWFWKKIGRCQRCMVQLTVLSVLCWIVWWFAFKDDPQSIESIALIFAGFAFNGLLFLHLWMRFVVLPWQRRRGRESKDDHHSDDR, encoded by the coding sequence ATGGCTTGTCGAAGTTGCCAGGAGCACTGGTTTTGGAAAAAGATCGGACGTTGCCAACGATGCATGGTTCAACTGACGGTACTTTCGGTTTTATGTTGGATCGTGTGGTGGTTTGCGTTTAAAGATGATCCGCAAAGTATTGAATCGATCGCACTGATCTTTGCCGGATTTGCATTTAACGGCTTACTGTTTTTGCACCTATGGATGCGCTTTGTGGTTTTGCCGTGGCAGCGCCGTCGTGGAAGAGAAAGTAAGGATGATCATCACTCAGATGACAGATAG